In Triticum aestivum cultivar Chinese Spring chromosome 5B, IWGSC CS RefSeq v2.1, whole genome shotgun sequence, the following proteins share a genomic window:
- the LOC123111339 gene encoding cyclin-dependent kinase B1-1, with protein MDKYEKLEKVGEGTYGKVYKARVAATGQLVALKKTRLEMDEEGIPPTALREISLLRLLSASLYVVRLLSVEQVTKPCGKTVLYLVFEFLDTDLKKFVDGFRKGPSPRPLPTQVVKSFLYQLCKGTAHCHGHGVLHRDLKPQNLLIDKEKGVLKIADLGLSRAFTVPMKSYTHEIVTLWYRAPEVLLGATHYSTGVDIWSIGCIFAEMVRRQALFPGDSELQQLLHIFRLLGTPNEEQWPGVCALRDWHDYPQWKPQHLSRAVPTMEPEGLDLLSKMLQFDPANRISAKAAMDHPYFDSLDKSQF; from the exons ATGGACAAGTACGAGAAGCTGGAGAAGGTCGGGGAGGGCACCTACGGCAAGGTGTACAAGGCGCgggtggcggcgacggggcagCTGGTGGCGCTCAAGAAGACCCGCCTCGAGATGGACGAGGAGGGGATCCCGCCCACGGCGCTGCGCGAGATctccctcctccgcctcctctccgCCTCCCTCTACGTCGTCCGCCTCCTCTCCGTCGAGCAGGTCACCAAGCCCTGCGGCAAGACCGTCCTCTACCTCGTCTTCGAGTTCCTCGACACCGACCTCAAGAAGTTCGTCGACGGCTTCCGCAAGGGGCCCTCGCCCAGGCCGCTCCCCACGCAGGTCGTCAAG AGTTTCTTATACCAGTTGTGCAAAGGAACTGCACATTGCCATGGCCATGGTGTGCTTCACCG GGATTTAAAGCCACAAAACTTGTTGATCGACAAGGAGAAAGGGGTACTGAAAATTGCCGATCTTGGGCTAAGCAGAGCTTTTACTGTTCCCATGAAAAGTTACACCCATGAG ATTGTGACACTCTGGTATAGAGCTCCTGAAGTTTTACTTGGAGCCACACATTACTCAACTGGTGTTGACATTTGGTCCATCGGTTGCATCTTTG CTGAAATGGTCAGAAGACAAGCTCTTTTTCCTGGCGACTCCGAGTTGCAACAGCTGCTTCACATTTTCAG GTTGTTGGGGACTCCTAATGAAGAGCAGTGGCCTGGAGTATGTGCTCTGAGAGACTGGCATGACTATCCACAGTGGAAGCCACAACATTTGTCACGTGCAGTTCCAACAATGGAGCCTGAAGGACTTGACCTGTTATCG AAAATGCTTCAGTTTGATCCAGCGAACAGGATCTCAGCTAAAGCGGCAATGGACCATCCCTACTTCGACAGCCTCGACAAGTCCCAGTTCTAG